A single genomic interval of Coregonus clupeaformis isolate EN_2021a chromosome 36, ASM2061545v1, whole genome shotgun sequence harbors:
- the LOC121552420 gene encoding POU domain, class 3, transcription factor 2-like, whose protein sequence is MATAASNHYSVLTTPSSAPPPHSESGSMQQAAAYRDAHTLLQNDYTLPGSGHPLSHAHQWITALSHGDGAPWPSSPLGEQDVKPILQSDREELQNSASLQQQQQQQRHPHLAHQAHHDARAWRTSTATTHIPGMATSDGQSLVYSQSGFGLGGPEQMHHHSLRDEDHHSHSPHLSEHGGGGQSSLSHHQHGGHPDHSDEDTPTSDDLEQFAKQFKQRRIKLGFTQADVGLALGTLYGNVFSQTTICRFEALQLSFKNMCKLKPLLNKWLEEADSTSGSPTSLDKIAAQGRKRKKRTSIEVGVKGALESHFLKSPKPGGAEITSIADSLQLEKEVVRVWFCNRRQKEKRMTPIGGQLPGTEDMYGDTPPHHGAQTPVQ, encoded by the coding sequence ATGGCGACCGCAGCGTCCAACCACTACAGCGTCCTGACTACCCCCAGCAGCGCGCCGCCACCGCACTCGGAGTCCGGGAGCATGCAGCAGGCAGCGGCGTACAGGGACGCGCACACCCTGCTCCAGAACGACTACACGCTACCCGGCAGCGGTCATCCCCTCAGCCACGCGCACCAGTGGATAACGGCTCTGTCGCACGGGGACGGGGCTCCGTGGCCGTCGAGTCCCCTCGGAGAGCAGGATGTGAAGCCTATTCTACAAAGCGACCGGGAGGAGCTGCAGAATTCCGCTAGtctgcagcaacagcagcagcagcagcgacaCCCTCACCTAGCGCACCAGGCGCATCACGACGCCAGGGCATGGCGAACGAGCACGGCCACCACGCACATCCCTGGTATGGCGACGTCTGACGGCCAGAGCCTGGTGTACTCCCAGTCTGGGTTCGGCCTGGGGGGACCAGAGCAGATGCACCACCACTCCCTGCGGGACGAAGACCACCACAGCCACAGCCCGCACCTGAGCGAGCATGGAGGTGGGGGCCAATCGTCCCTCTCGCACCACCAGCACGGGGGACACCCCGACCACTCGGACGAGGACACGCCAACATCGGACGACCTGGAGCAGTTTGCCAAGCAGTTCAAGCAGCGGCGCATCAAACTGGGCTTTACCCAAGCTGACGTGGGGCTGGCGCTCGGGACCCTGTATGGAAATGTATTTTCCCAGACCACTATCTGCAGGTTCGAGGCGCTTCAACTTAGCTTCAAAAACATGTGTAAACTCAAACCACTGCTTAACAAGTGGCTGGAGGAGGCGGATTCCACCTCGGGGAGCCCCACCAGCCTAGATAAAATCGCGGcgcaggggaggaagaggaaaaagAGGACCTCCATCGAGGTGGGCGTCAAGGGGGCTTTGGagagccattttctcaaaagtccCAAACCCGGCGGCGCAGAGATCACCTCCATAGCGGACAGCCTGCAGCTGGAGAAGGAAGTGGTGAGGGTTTGGTTTTGTAACAGACGGCAGAAAGAGAAGAGGATGACGCCCATTGGAGGACAGTTACCTGGAACCGAGGACATGTATGGGGACACACCACCTCACCACGGCGCTCAAACCCCGGTACAATGA